In the Kwoniella mangroviensis CBS 8507 chromosome 3, whole genome shotgun sequence genome, one interval contains:
- a CDS encoding 5-aminolevulinic acid synthase — protein sequence MQVTSLLRYSGVCPFLGHSTATSLRSMASTNVSSNVSSLTAKAMTCPMMGPKLASISQARTYASVAGNKEVEEIHKQKNVQFNNAEAAKCPHAQAAREAAANVKETARTAGRFDYQQFYDAELQKKHKDKSYRYFNNINRLAAKFTIAHTSNVKDEVNVWCANDYLGMSKNPVVLGTMKRTLDRYGAGAGGTRNIAGNGALHLSLEDELASLHRKQAALVFSSCYVANDACLATIGAKLPGCVIFSDSMNHASMIQGIRHSGAKKVIFKHNDMADLEAKLQAVPKETPKIIAFESVYSMCGSVAPIEAICDLADKYGAITFLDEVHAVGMYGPNGAGVAEHLDYDAHLATRLSSDPVKGSVQDRIDIITGTLGKAYGVVGGYIAGSADLVDVVRSYAPGFIFTTSLPPAVVAGAQASIAYQREYKGDRRLQQLNTREVKRQLNGLDIPVVPNPSHIIPVLVGDAALAKEASDMLLSNHKIYVQSINYPTVAVGEERLRITPTPGHSTEQITHLVESLDNVFNKLELKRISDWKAIGGRAGVGAPNTIPVENVWSDRQLGLDDGSAPTRLANGAKGVVRDEAVEVAQKRLTHLLGADAGPALASIPYV from the exons ATGCAGGTAACCTCACTCCTTCGATACTCGGGAGTATGTCCTTTCCTAGGACACTCCACCGCGACATCGCTCCGATCGATGGCATCCACCAACGTATCATCAAACGTCTCTTCGCTCACTGCGAAAGCCATGACCTGTCCAATGATGGGTCCCAAGCTCGCTTCCATCTCTCAAGCTAGAACTTACGCTTCTGTAGCTGGTAACAAGGAAGTCGAAGAGATCCACAAG CAAAAGAACGTTCAATTCAACAACGCTGAAGCTGCTAAATGCCCTCACGCTCAAGCTGCAAGAGAAGCTGCTGCGAACGTTAAAGAAACTGCTCGTACTGCTGGTAGATTCGATTATCAACAGTTCTATGATGCCGAGTTGCAAAAGAAACACAAAGACAA GTCATACCGAtacttcaacaacatcaatcGACTTGCTGCTAAATTCACGATCGCGCATACTTCCAATGTCAAGGATGAAGTCAATGTTTGGTGTGCGAATGATTATTTAGGTATGAGTAAGAATCCGGTTGTACTTGGTACCAtgaa ACGTACTCTCGATCGATACGGTGCAGGTGCGGGTGGTACCCGTAACATCGCTGGTAACGGTGCATTACACCTTTCACTTGAAGACGAGCTTGCATCACTTCATCGAAAACAAGCTGCACTGGTATTCTCCTCATGCTACGTCGCCAACGATGCTTGTCTCGCCACCATCGGAGCCAAATTACCTGGATGTGTGATCTTTTCCGATTCGATGAACCACGCATCGATGATTCAAGGTATCCGACATTCCGGTGCCAAGAAGGTTATCTTCAAGCATAACGATATGGCCGATCTAGAAGCTAAACTTCAAGCTGTACCCAAGGAAACTCCCAAGATCATTGCTTTTGAGAGTGTTTACTCCATGTGTGGATCTGTGGCTCCCATCGAAGCCATCTGTGATCTTGCCGACAAATATGGTGCCATCACCTTCTTAGATGAAGTACATGCTGTAGGAATGTACGGTCCTAACGGTGCTGGTGTAGCTGAACATCTCGATTACGATGCTCATCTCGCTACTCGACTTTCGTCCGATCCGGTCAAGGGAAGTGTCCAGGATCGAATTGACATCATCACTGGAACTCTCGGTAAAGCCTATGGTGTAGTTGGAGGCTACATTGCTGGATCAGCCGATTTAGTTGACGTAGTCCGATCTTACGCTCCtggtttcatcttcaccacctcttTGCCAcctgctgttgttgctggtgCTCAAGCCTCGATCGCCTATCAACGGGAATACAAAGGTGATAGAAGATTACAACAGCTCAATACCCGAGAAGTCAAGAGACAACTGAATGGTCTTGATATTCCTGTCGTACCCAACCCTTCACACATTATTCCAGTCTTAGTTGGTGACGCGGCCTTGGCGAAAGAAGCGTCCGATATGTTACTATCCAACCATAAGATCTATGTTCAATCTATCAACTACCCCACCGTCGCTGTTGGAGAGGAAAGATTGAGAATCACTCCTACACCTGGACACTCGACTGaacagatcactcacctagTCGAATCACTCGATAACGTATTCAACAAACTTGAATTGAAGAGAATTTCAGATTGGAAGGCCATCGGAGGACGAGCCGGTGTAGGTGCACCAAACACCATCCCAGTGGAGAATGTCTGGTCAGACAGACAATTAggtttggatgatggatctgcTCCAACCAGATTGGCCAACGGCGCCAAGGGAGTGGTAAGGGACGAAGCTGTTGAAGTTGCTCAGAAGAGATTGACCCATTTACTTGGAGCTGATGCAGGACCAGCTTTGGCTTCTATCCCTTACGTATAA
- a CDS encoding mitochondrial 54S ribosomal protein uL10m — protein MPPRPSTSLRSLTSSRFASTSSIPSSSSTPISASTSTIPPQDPNRIYTARKTFLWNFYSHLIENSNLVLVYDHSNLTAAEWSKIRRSIASIPLPQKPYNPLSPPTEEGKPELIEKASLNVVRTGVLASLLSKSNSPLITSSTSGEDQILVGQRALLSCPSLSPTYLNKILTTMNKTLKGLKRENTPDEKQPSLKLISGLLENKHIYNEKQLQTEISKLPELDVLRSQLVGLLQAPQSQLVGVLNQARGGQLVRTLQGLEEGLKGESDGGKDEKSA, from the coding sequence ATGCCACCTCGACCCTCAACGTCTCTGCGATCCCTCACCTCGAGCCGATTCGCCAGcacatcttccatcccttcttcctcttccacacCCATATCAGCCAGTACCAGTACGATCCCACCCCAAGATCCCAATCGTATATACACCGCCCGAAAGACATTCTTATGGAACTTCTACTCCCACTTGATCGAGAATTCCAACTTGGTATTAGTGTACGATCATTCGAATCTCACTGCAGCCGAATGGTCTAAAATTCGTCGATCAATCGCATCTATACCCCTTCCACAGAAACCTTATAATCCCCTCTCACCCCCTACAGAAGAAGGCAAACCTGAATTGATAGAGAAAGCAAGCTTGAATGTAGTCAGAACAGGTGTTTTAGCTTCTTTgttatcgaaatcaaattcacctcttatcacctcttcaacttcgggagaagatcaaatctTAGTCGGTCAAAGAGCCTTGTTAAGTTGTCCTTCTCTATCTCCCACATACCTCAATAAAATCCTTACGACAATGAACAAAACCCTCAAGGGACTCAAGAGGGAAAATACACCAGATGAAAAACAACCTTCACTCAAGTTGATTTCGGGATTGTTGGAAAATAAACATATCTACAATGAAAAACAATTACAGACAGAAATCTCCAAATTACCAGAGCTGGATGTTCTTCGATCACAACTTGTTGGATTACTTCAAGCTCCACAGAGTCAATTGGTAGGAGTTTTGAATCAAGCGAGAGGTGGACAGTTGGTCAGGACGCTACAAGGGCTGGAAGAGGGTTTGAAAGGTGAAAGCGACGGtggtaaagatgagaagagtgCTTAG